From one Apium graveolens cultivar Ventura unplaced genomic scaffold, ASM990537v1 ctg670, whole genome shotgun sequence genomic stretch:
- the LOC141703492 gene encoding uncharacterized protein LOC141703492 — MIHEHQLALGNKNAKTLAPYLNRKLEDTELLICDGCAKPISLVDEIFYECKSCNFFLHRSCALFPEKTEHHLAGKLDERVLARAVHLLDFKKCQGCNMFGNGIFLWNETACFDIGCASLPKKIKHEAHRHPLNQLKSPGDDYYCKACANDFEEGTDCIIYGCEKCEFYVHTKCAIRLTHLVKHRLDTHPLYLILSSKNVADHPHEYECEFCSKQIYPGGWFYHCNTCDLSFHNHCIDPYDWLSNLKLGATNIYSDAHPHGLTLILNKKKLSCKECGGDVTGKPVLECSSCKYKVHPILFPFKFVYLYRLFMKFRISTLTIAVILVQQSRIKSH, encoded by the coding sequence ATGATCCACGAACACCAGCTGGCACTTGGAAACAAGAATGCAAAAACTTTGGCCCCTTACTTGAACCGAAAATTAGAAGATACTGAATTGCTAATTTGCGATGGGTGCGCTAAGCCAATCTCCTTGGTTGATGAAATATTCTATGAATGCAAATCATGCAATTTTTTTCTCCACAGATCATGCGCCCTGTTTCCAGAAAAGACGGAGCATCATCTAGCAGGCAAGCTGGATGAAAGAGTACTAGCACGAGCTGTCCATTTACTAGATTTTAAAAAATGCCAAGGTTGCAACATGTTTGGAAATGGGATTTTCTTGTGGAATGAAACAGCCTGTTTTGATATTGGTTGTGCTTCATTACCCAAAAAAATTAAACACGAAGCTCATCGCCACCCTCTTAACCAATTAAAGTCTCCAGGTGATGATTATTATTGCAAAGCATGTGCGAATGACTTTGAAGAAGGCACAGACTGTATCATATATGGATGTGAAAAATGTGAATTCTACGTACATACAAAGTGTGCGATAAGGCTGACACACCTGGTGAAACATAGATTGGATACACATCCCCTCTACTTGATTCTGTCTTCCAAGAATGTAGCTGATCATCCTCACGAGTACGAATGTGAATTTTGCTCCAAACAGATTTATCCAGGCGGTTGGTTTTATCACTGCAATACTTGTGACCTATCATTTCATAATCACTGTATTGATCCATATGATTGGCTCTCCAATCTGAAGCTTGGCGCCACTAACATTTATAGCGATGCACATCCTCACGGCCTCACATTGATTTTGAATAAAAAGAAGCTAAGTTGCAAGGAATGTGGTGGAGATGTAACTGGGAAGCCAGTTCTGGAATGTTCATCATGCAAATATAAAGTGCATCCGATATTGTTTCCTTTTAAATTTGTTTATCTTTATAGATTATTTATGAAATTCAGAATTTCAACATTAACAATAGCAGTCATCTTAGTTCAGCAATCAAGAATAAAGAGCCACTAA
- the LOC141703489 gene encoding uncharacterized protein LOC141703489: protein MAELKHFLHEYELTLNEADAVGGKDVECVVCTQPINKLIDAFYTCNTSATGGSSSSNCVGFFMHKTCSEFPSTFTHPMIPQYPLTLFPCKFSKKQEFYVCCICRSISRGFLYGSADGPNFIVCLKCVTSELKSLEDRNRCHPGHDHPLTLVQSPALFLCHACNTTATDVSYICTKCCFWIHKSCANAPITYQSKFHNEHPLVLAYSLPLVYHTLFLCGICGKSINPVYWVYYCANCRFFAHVKCASSTKMLRSCALFPEKMEHHLAGNQVNGISFVREFDELGFILCQSCRILGNGIFLSINKTTLFDIGCASLPRIIKHEGHRHPLNQLKYPDDDFCKACLFEYALRKEKIMYGCEKCGFYIHVWCALRPHMMKHRWDPHPLYLILFVKNVADHPHDFDCEFCSENIDPTTWFYHCNTCDLSFHIHCIDPYYLFSNMKLGATNICCDSHPHPHGLTLVLNKKKRRCSTCGEDATGVPVLECSPCKYVVHNHKCVK from the exons ATGGCAGAATTGAAACATTTTCTTCACGAGTACGAGCTGACACTAAATGAAGCTGATGCTGTTGGTGGTAAGGATGTAGAATGTGTTGTTTGCACACAGCCAATAAACAAACTCATAGACGCATTTTATACGTGCAACACTTCCGCTACTGGTGGTAGTTCATCGAGTAATTGTGTCGGTTTCTTTATGCATAAAACTTGTTCTGAGTTTCCCTCAACGTTTACACACCCTATGATCCCACAGTACCCTCTGACTCTCTTTCCGTGTAAATTTTCTAAAAAACAAGAGTTTTATGTCTGTTGTATTTGTAGAAGTATTTCTCGGGGCTTTCTGTATGGTTCTGCGGACGGTCCCAATTTCATTGTATGTCTGAAATGCGTAACATCTGAACTTAAATCTCTAGAGGACCGTAACCGATGTCATCCTGGTCACGATCACCCATTAACCTTAGTCCAAAGCCCAGCTTTGTTCCTTTGTCACGCTTGTAACACTACAGCTACAGATGTGTCCTATATTTGTACCAAATGTTGTTTCTGGATACACAAGAGTTGTGCTAATGCACCCATTACATACCAAAGTAAATTTCACAACGAACACCCCCTCGTCTTGGCCTACTCTCTTCCCCTAGTATACCATACATTATTCTTATGTGGCATATGCGGTAAAAGTATAAATCCCGTCTACTGGGTTTATTATTGTGCAAATTGCAGATTTTTTGCTCATGTGAAATGTGCTTCATCAACTAAGATGTTGAG ATCATGCGCCCTGTTTCCAGAAAAGATGGAGCATCATCTAGCAGGCAACCAAGTCAATGGAATTTCCTTTGTACGAGAGTTCGATGAACTAGGTTTTATACTATGCCAAAGTTGCCGCATCCTTGGTAATGGGATTTTCTTGTCGATCAATAAAACAACTTTATTTGACATCGGGTGTGCTTCATTACCGAGAATAATTAAACATGAAGGTCATCGGCACCCTCTTAACCAATTGAAGTATCCAGACGATGACTTTTGCAAAGCATGTTTGTTTGAATATGCATTACGTAAAGAAAAAATCATGTATGGGTGTGAAAAATGTGGATTCTACATACATGTATGGTGTGCCTTAAGACCACATATGATGAAACATCGATGGGATCCGCATCCTCTCTACTTGATTCTGTTTGTCAAGAATGTAGCTGATCACCCTCACGATTTCGATTGTGAATTTTGCTCCGAAAATATTGACCCAACCACTTGGTTTTATCACTGCAATACTTGTGATCTATCATTTCATATCCACTGTATTGATCCATATTATCTGTTTTCAAACATGAAGCTTGGTGCTACTAACATTTGTTGTGACTCGCATCCTCACCCGCACGGCCTCACATTGGTTCTAAACAAAAAGAAGCGAAGATGCAGCACATGCGGTGAAGATGCAACCGGCGTGCCAGTTCTCGAGTGTTCACCATGCAAATATGTAGTGCATAATCACAAATGTGTAAAATGA
- the LOC141703491 gene encoding uncharacterized protein LOC141703491, with translation MHFPAHDEASLHEMMQQCIMKAALLHNSAIGEPSPYINHWGHEHLLALGNKNAKTLTPYLNRNLEDHALLICNGCTKPISLVDDTFYVCNSCSFFLHRSCAQFPKMIEHHLAGKLIGNKFNEFATFRCHGCSFPSNGIVMWNQTTRFDIWCASLPRVIKHEAHRHPLNQLKYPHDYICKACFFEYETEKQEAIMYGCEKCEFYIHIRCALRPHLVKHRWDPHPLCLILSPENVADHPHEFDCEFCSQQIYPNTWFYHCSACDLSFHSFCIDPYYLFCNMKFGATNIFSYTHHHPHGLTWLVNKKIRRCKICSEDVTGVPVLECSPCRYIVHPRCFLF, from the coding sequence ATGCACTTCCCAGCACACGATGAAGCATCACTACATGAAATGATGCAGCAATGTATCATGAAGGCCGCTCTGCTGCATAATTCTGCCATTGGAGAGCCTTCACCTTATATCAACCATTGGGGCCATGAACACCTGCTGGCACTCGGAAACAAGAATGCAAAAACATTGACCCCTTACTTGAACCGGAATTTAGAAGATCATGCATTGCTAATTTGCAATGGGTGCACTAAACCAATCTCCTTGGTTGATGATACATTCTATGTATGCAATTCATGCAGTTTTTTTCTCCACAGGTCATGTGCCCAATTTCCGAAAATGATTGAGCATCATCTAGCAGGCAAGCTGATTGGAAACAAATTCAATGAATTCGCTACTTTCAGATGCCATGGTTGCAGCTTTCCTAGTAATGGGATTGTCATGTGGAATCAAACAACGAGGTTTGACATCTGGTGTGCTTCATTACCCAGAGTAATCAAACACGAAGCTCATCGCCACCCTCTTAACCAATTAAAGTATCCACATGATTATATTTGCAAAGCATGTTTTTTTGAATATGAAACAGAGAAACAAGAAGCTATCATGTATGGATGTGAAAAATGTGAATTCTACATACACATAAGGTGTGCCTTAAGGCCACACCTGGTGAAACATAGATGGGATCCACATCCCCTCTGCTTGATTCTGTCTCCTGAGAATGTAGCTGATCATCCTCACGAGTTCGATTGTGAATTTTGCTCTCAACAGATTTATCCCAACACCTGGTTTTATCACTGCAGTGCTTGTGATCTGTCATTTCACAGTTTCTGCATTGATCCATATTATTTGTTCTGTAATATGAAGTTTGGCGCTACCAACATTTTTAGCTACACACATCATCACCCTCATGGCCTCACATGGCTTGTAAATAAAAAGATACGAAGATGCAAGATATGCAGTGAAGATGTAACCGGAGTGCCAGTCCTCGAATGTTCACCGTGCAGATATATAGTGCATCCGCGTTGTTTccttttttaa